Part of the uncultured Desulfobacter sp. genome, TGGATCGAAATGCATACCTCCCGGTTATGCTGCCCTATGCCGGTCATCCAAGAAACGGACTGACACGCATTCTTGCCCAGACCCTCGGGGTGGATATCAAAAGCCGGGGAATGCCTTTGATTACAAGGGTTCAGCAGCATATTGAATCCTTATCCAACCAGGCCAACTCACGTCATCCGGTGCTGATCGTCGATGATGCCCAGCGCATCGAATCCGACTCCCTCTGGGATCTTTGCTCTCTTCTGGTCCAAACCTCTAAACAGAGAAGCGCAGCCTCCCTTATCCTTGTCGGGGACGACTCTCTGTTCAGGCAACTTCGACTTTATGCAATGGCACCGATACGATCCCGGCTCACCGGCATTATGAAAATTAATGCCATGAACGAGTATGAAACCCAGCATTTTATCGAAATCCGTCTTAAAAATGCACAAGCTCCATCGGACCTGTTTACCAAAGAAGCAATGGATTTGATCGCAAGTTCCACCCGGGGAAACAGACGGGGCGTAATGAATATGGCGACGATCTGTCTTGAGGAGGCCTATTATCACAATGAAAAAAATGTGACCGCCGAGCTCATTTACAACTCGGAATGGTTCAACGAATCTGAGTGAAACGGAAGCGCTTGAGAGGGGACTCCGGCGCCAGGGATAACTCAGTGCGGTAGACTGCTGTCTACATGATTAAAGCCGGGAGGGCAAAAGCTCTCCCGGCTTTTCTGTAATCAATTGCCAGCCGGGTAATCAAACCTGAGATTTTTATGGGATTAGCTCGTCGGAATCTACATACATCGGTCTCCCAAGGATTGGACATACCTGACGTAACATATACCCAAGACGAGTGCGATTGAGAAGGTGGGCATTTAAACACGCCATAGTGAAGCCACATAGGATCAATTTCTTCACGTTGAAATTGATTTTGAAAGACTTCTGAATTAATCGGATAGATTCCTTCACCTAAACCGTTGAAAAGAAATTTGTAGATAATCTCTTCTCTTTGTTCCCAACATTCTTCGATAAAATTCATAGCTCTAACTAAAGGTCACTAAAGGTATAAAGTGAAATAGACAGAATGGGCCAATATGGTGATAGGTGGATTCTGCCTATTCGTTTTTTGAATGAAACTGGTTGATGTAAAAAATCAATTTAATTGGAGATTAAACATCCCCGGCAGGGAAACGCAAGATTAAATTTTATAGAACATTAAAATGAAAGCCCTGGTCCACCGGTACTGGACTCGGATGTATCCAGTTTTTTCTGTCGAATCAACCAGTCCGAACAGGCATTGTGAAACCTTTCGTATCAACGCTTTCAAGGCACAACGCAAAATATGATCGCAGTGTGCCTCTTTTCTTTTAAAAATTATTTTTAAAAAAACAAAAAAAGTGCTTGACGTAATTTAAATTTTCATGCATATTACGCCGGTCTTCTCGAGGGGACAAAGCAAAGCGGTTTTCTTCGGGAAGTTTTTTTTTGAGTAGTAGGTTGGATCTTTGAAAATTGGTCAGTGAAAAAAGAAAAGAGCGGGTCAATGACAATATGCTCAAAGCTTAACGGCTTTAAGCATAGACCTTAAAAAGTTTTAGTAAAGGATTATAACTGGAGAGTTTGATCCTGGCTCAGAATGAACGCTGGCGGCGTGCTTAACACATGCAAGTCGAACGAGAAAGGGATTGCTTGCAATCCCGAGTAGAGTGGCGCACGGGTGAGTAACACGTAGATAATCTGCCTCCAAGCCTGGAATAACTATTCGAAAGGGTAGCTAATACCGGATAAAGTCGGTTCACACAAGTGGATTGATGAAAGATTGCCTCTTCTTGAAAGCAATTGTTTGGGGATGAGTTTGCGTACCATTAGCTTGTTGGTGGGGTAAAGGCCTACCAAGGCAACGATGGTTAGCTGGTCTGAGAGGATGATCAGCCACACTGGAACTGGAACACGGTCCAGACTCCTACGGGAGGCAGCAGTGAGGAATTTTGCGCAATGGGGGAAACCCTGACGCAGCAACGCCGCGTGAGTGAAGAAGGCCTTTGGGTCGTAAAGCTCTGTCAACTGGGAAGAAGTTAGTTTCTATTAATAGTAGATTCTATTGACGGTACCAGTGGAGGAAGCGCCGGCTAACTCCGTGCCAGCAGCCGCGGTAACACGGGGGGCGCAAGCGTTATTCGGAATTATTGGGCGTAAAGGGCGCGCAGGCGGTCTTGTCCGTCAGGTGTGAAAGCTCGGGGCTCAACCCCGGAAGTGCACTTGAAACAGCAAGACTTGAATACGGTAGAGGAGAGAGGAATTCCTGGTGTAGAGGTGAAATTCGTAGATATCAGGAGGAACACCGATGGCGAAGGCATCTCTCTGGGCCGATATTGACGCTGAGGCGCGAAGGCGTGGGTAGCGAACGGGATTAGATACCCCGGTAGTCCACGCAGTAAACGTTGTACACTCGGTGTAGCGGATATTAAAATCTGCTGTGCCCAAGCTAACGCATTAAGTGTACCGCCTGGGAAGTACGGTCGCAAGACTAAAACTCAAAGGAATTGACGGGGGCCCGCACAAGCGGTGGAGCATGTGGTTTAATTCGACGCAACGCGAAGAACCTTACCTGGGTTTGACATCCTGTGAATATCCCGTAACTGGGATAGTGCCTTCGGGAGCACAGAGACAGGTGCTGCATGGCTGTCGTCAGCTCGTGTCGTGAGATGTTTGGTTAAGTCCAGCAACGAGCGCAACCCTTATCGTTAGTTGCCAGCACATAATGGTGGGAACTCTAACGAGACTGCCCGGGTCAACCGGGAGGAAGGCGGGGATGACGTCAAGTCCTCATGGCCCTTATATCCAGGGCTACACACGTGCTACAATGGTAGGTACAAAGGGCAGCGACTCCGCAAGGAGAAGCGAATCCCAAAAGCCTATCTCAGTCCGGATTGGGGTCTGCAACTCGACCCCATGAAGTTGGAATCGCTAGTAATCGCGGATCAGCATGCCGCGGTGAATATGTTCCCGGGCCTTGTACACACCGCCCGTCACACCATGGGAGTTGATTATACCCGACGTCGCTAGGCTAACTTCGGAGGCAGGCGCCTAAGGTATGGTTGATAACTGGGGTGAAGTCGTAACAAGGTAGCCGTTGAGGAATCAGCGGCTGGATCACCTCCTTTCAAAGGAAAGAAATATATATAAAGCTTTTTTCCGATTCACTGGCCAACTTTGAGAGATCAAACCGGAGAAATTTAAGTACCCGCACTCTCATTGCTCTTTGACAATTTGTTGTAGTAAATATCAATAGCGTTGTTGAAACGGTGTTAAAGAACACCTGATCAACTAAATATAAAATGGTGTGAAAGATTTTATCAATCACTCCATGCTATGTTGAAGGAAATTTAAGAATAGGCGCTTGAATCAACTAATGTTTTTAGGAAATTTTAGTGAAGTTCAAGGCGCAAGCGGCAATTTTAAATAAGGTGTAGTAGACTACTGCGTTTTAAAATTGACGCGCAGCAACGCCGAAATTCACAAAATTTCCTAAAAACATCAAAGCGTTTAAACTTATTTGTGGAATAGTGGCTAAGCTACTAAGAGCAAACGGCGGATGCCTTGGTGTCAAGTGAAGAAGAAAGACGTGGAAAGCTGCGATAAGCCTCGGTTAGGAGCTAAACATCCTTTGATCCGTGGATTTCTGAATGGGGCAACCCGGCACAATTAATCTTGTGTCATCCTTAACTGAATACATAGGTTAAGGAGGGTAACGGGGAGAACTGAAACATCTTAGTACCCCCAGGAGTAGAAAGTAATAACGATTCC contains:
- a CDS encoding AAA family ATPase; translated protein: MQDTHTIEQAPMADFFGWKYHPFADTYEQRKLWLPKEDLRKLDTIKRLLHHGKSTALCGPSGTGKTTLIHALVSDLDRNAYLPVMLPYAGHPRNGLTRILAQTLGVDIKSRGMPLITRVQQHIESLSNQANSRHPVLIVDDAQRIESDSLWDLCSLLVQTSKQRSAASLILVGDDSLFRQLRLYAMAPIRSRLTGIMKINAMNEYETQHFIEIRLKNAQAPSDLFTKEAMDLIASSTRGNRRGVMNMATICLEEAYYHNEKNVTAELIYNSEWFNESE